A stretch of the Chitinophagales bacterium genome encodes the following:
- a CDS encoding T9SS type A sorting domain-containing protein, with translation MKTIYFLLAFLLLSFTKTYGQDEWTTTNLSDFRYQMGSTTLGTKVYFGGGAIGAGTSNLVDIYDTKSQLWTSDYFDIDRSFPAAISCGSKVLFAGGINSSGATTTTVDIFDTVTQQWSSAQLVQARFSIGAVSKGNRVLFAGGGDISMEKEYAVVDIYNTETNIWTIGLLSEARAGMGTTVIGELAIFAGGFKFSTGTVTDKIDIYNFSTGTWSTATLSEPRFFIGAVTVGNKALFAGGADENGVPSKRVDIYDLTTDTWSIDSLSVARAFYENENAASVCGKAYFVGGMTVETENYTFTGDYNVIDIYDEMSGNWSTQSLPYNLFEHSVVSEGNHLLIAGGGTLTGEYIQLHAQVNILTCTSVGIEEVAIPFVAVTLYPNPASDHITFNLANIASAKAELFIYNSCGVLLQQIPVSHFTQLQLPVDEIGSDGMYFYTVRTSDQQFFAGKFTIQR, from the coding sequence ATGAAAACGATATATTTTTTACTCGCATTTCTGCTCCTCTCCTTCACCAAAACCTATGGGCAGGATGAATGGACCACCACCAATTTGTCTGATTTCAGATACCAGATGGGATCCACCACGCTCGGAACAAAAGTATATTTCGGCGGGGGCGCCATCGGAGCCGGAACTTCCAATCTGGTTGACATCTATGATACCAAAAGCCAATTATGGACGTCCGATTATTTTGATATAGACCGAAGCTTTCCTGCTGCAATAAGCTGCGGCAGCAAAGTGCTCTTTGCCGGAGGAATCAATAGCAGTGGCGCAACCACCACCACTGTAGATATTTTCGATACAGTTACACAACAGTGGAGTAGTGCTCAGCTGGTACAAGCCAGGTTCAGCATCGGTGCAGTGAGCAAGGGAAATAGGGTGTTATTTGCCGGCGGTGGAGATATTTCAATGGAGAAAGAATACGCTGTAGTGGATATCTACAACACGGAAACAAACATATGGACAATCGGTCTGCTTTCCGAAGCGAGAGCAGGTATGGGCACCACCGTCATTGGTGAACTGGCCATCTTTGCCGGCGGATTTAAGTTTTCGACCGGAACGGTTACCGATAAAATTGATATTTACAATTTCAGCACTGGTACCTGGTCTACAGCAACGTTATCTGAACCACGGTTTTTCATTGGCGCGGTCACGGTTGGAAACAAAGCTCTGTTTGCAGGCGGTGCGGATGAAAATGGGGTACCAAGTAAAAGAGTAGATATCTATGATCTTACCACTGATACGTGGTCAATTGATTCCCTTTCAGTGGCAAGAGCGTTTTATGAAAATGAAAATGCAGCTTCCGTTTGCGGCAAAGCCTACTTCGTAGGCGGAATGACTGTTGAAACAGAAAACTACACATTTACCGGCGATTATAATGTAATTGACATCTATGATGAAATGAGCGGCAACTGGTCAACGCAATCACTGCCTTACAATCTTTTCGAACATTCAGTGGTATCCGAAGGAAACCACCTGTTAATTGCAGGAGGCGGAACACTTACAGGTGAGTATATCCAATTGCATGCACAGGTAAACATACTTACCTGTACTTCAGTAGGTATTGAAGAAGTAGCCATACCATTTGTCGCAGTAACCCTTTACCCGAACCCTGCCAGTGACCACATTACTTTCAATCTTGCCAACATTGCATCAGCAAAAGCAGAACTCTTTATCTACAACTCTTGCGGCGTATTGCTCCAACAAATACCCGTATCCCATTTCACCCAACTCCAGCTTCCTGTTGATGAAATCGGCAGTGATGGAATGTATTTCTACACTGTGAGAACAAGTGATCAGCAATTCTTTGCAGGGAAATTTACTATTCAACGATAA
- a CDS encoding Na+/H+ antiporter NhaA, with product MLIGCTAISLLRANFYLKDNYIQLWDFQIGGHSSTYWINDGLMKVFFLLRWSGFVVTTVRNMLKSLPGIRCRQSA from the coding sequence TTGTTGATTGGTTGCACAGCCATTTCACTTTTACGTGCAAACTTTTATCTCAAGGACAACTACATTCAGTTGTGGGACTTTCAAATTGGCGGACACAGTTCAACATATTGGATAAATGACGGACTAATGAAGGTTTTCTTTTTACTCCGTTGGTCGGGATTTGTAGTCACTACTGTTCGAAACATGCTCAAAAGCTTGCCGGGCATACGTTGCAGACAATCTGCTTAA
- a CDS encoding HAD-IB family phosphatase, whose translation MITVIIPTLNEEENIASVVTFAKGQPHVTEVIVVDDKSLDKTVSIAQENGAKVITSTKLGKGASMKDGILCATNDIIAFLDGDIDPYPHYTIKLLTDPILQGEVDFVKSSFNRNAGRVTELVAKPLLSIFFPDLLRFSQPLSGMIAGKKSHFLQLDFRDDYGVDIGILIDMHLMNARMREIEIGYLENKSKPWQALGKMSKEVAQTIILKAASSKNPHYNFEELGVLNEIRSQMDFALDSQLNTLDKLIVFDMDNTLLKGRFIDTCADTFSFKNELMNIRSSETDVIILTKRIATLLKGKTISELIGIADCIPVIKGTKEIIAELKKRGYIVGIISDSYDCITNHIKNKLGMDFSLSNELEFSKSISTGEVKIPSFFFSHPESLCKHTLCKTNAMLNVLNKYQIKRENTITIGDSMNDLCMIKEAGLGIAFCSKDELVNHHADIVIHEPSFSELLTLAK comes from the coding sequence ATGATTACTGTAATTATACCCACACTTAACGAAGAAGAAAACATTGCCAGTGTTGTGACCTTTGCAAAAGGGCAACCGCATGTAACAGAGGTAATTGTGGTGGACGACAAATCGCTTGATAAGACAGTTTCCATTGCACAGGAAAACGGAGCAAAGGTTATCACCAGTACCAAATTAGGCAAAGGTGCATCTATGAAAGATGGAATTTTGTGTGCAACAAATGACATCATTGCTTTTCTTGATGGCGATATTGATCCCTATCCGCACTACACCATTAAATTATTGACTGACCCCATCTTGCAAGGTGAAGTTGATTTTGTAAAATCCTCATTCAATCGCAATGCTGGTAGGGTAACAGAACTTGTGGCAAAACCACTTCTCAGCATTTTCTTCCCTGACTTACTTCGGTTTAGTCAACCTTTAAGCGGAATGATTGCAGGAAAAAAATCACACTTTCTGCAATTAGATTTCAGAGACGATTACGGTGTGGACATAGGCATACTGATAGACATGCACCTTATGAATGCACGAATGAGAGAAATAGAAATCGGGTATCTTGAAAACAAAAGCAAACCTTGGCAAGCTCTTGGTAAAATGAGTAAAGAAGTAGCACAGACGATTATTCTTAAAGCTGCTTCCTCAAAAAATCCCCATTACAATTTTGAAGAACTTGGAGTGTTGAATGAAATCCGTTCGCAAATGGATTTTGCTTTGGACAGCCAACTAAACACACTTGACAAGTTAATTGTGTTTGACATGGACAATACACTTTTGAAAGGAAGATTTATAGATACTTGTGCCGATACATTCAGTTTCAAAAATGAATTGATGAACATTCGTTCATCCGAAACGGATGTAATCATTCTTACTAAGCGAATAGCTACTTTGCTAAAAGGCAAAACGATAAGTGAACTCATCGGAATAGCTGACTGTATTCCGGTTATTAAAGGCACAAAAGAAATTATTGCAGAACTAAAGAAGCGAGGTTACATCGTCGGAATAATTTCTGACAGTTATGATTGCATCACCAACCATATCAAAAATAAGTTGGGTATGGATTTTTCCCTATCTAATGAACTGGAATTCTCAAAAAGCATCAGCACAGGCGAAGTCAAAATTCCATCCTTTTTTTTCAGCCATCCAGAAAGTTTGTGCAAACACACACTGTGCAAAACAAATGCTATGCTTAATGTCCTAAACAAATACCAAATCAAACGAGAAAACACAATCACAATTGGCGACAGCATGAACGACCTTTGCATGATAAAAGAGGCAGGACTTGGAATAGCGTTTTGTTCCAAAGACGAATTGGTAAACCATCATGCCGACATTGTAATTCACGAGCCAAGTTTTTCCGAACTATTAACCCTTGCTAAATAA
- a CDS encoding cation:proton antiporter, with the protein MTTTIIITICVLLLLAYVFDISSALTKIPSVILLLLLGWAVKQTVDLFNIHIPDLNPLLPILGTIGLILIVLEGSLELELNKSKLSVIKKSLLNALIPMFVLAFIFAFAFHYLGHVSYKMALVNAIPFCVISSAIAIPSVRNLSAFNKEFIIYESSLSDIFGVLFFNFIALNQIINAQSFGNFALQFLLIIVISFVAVLGLSFLLSRIKHHITFTPIILIVILIYAVSKVYHLPGLIFILIFGLFLGNLDELKRFNWIEKLRPEKLDKEVKKFKEITTEATFLIRSLFFLLFGFLMEAKEILNPETIPWAAGIVLSIILVRWIALKFSKLPSSPLLFVAPRGLISILLFLAILPEQSISIANKSLIIQAIILSVLVMMLGLMTTKKNETN; encoded by the coding sequence ATGACCACAACCATCATTATCACTATTTGTGTGCTTCTGCTTTTAGCATATGTTTTTGACATTAGTTCGGCGCTTACAAAAATTCCTTCGGTAATACTTTTGTTGCTGTTAGGTTGGGCTGTAAAACAAACGGTGGATTTGTTCAACATTCATATTCCTGACCTTAATCCACTTTTACCAATACTCGGAACTATTGGTTTAATCCTAATCGTGTTGGAAGGTTCATTAGAACTTGAACTCAATAAATCCAAACTCTCTGTAATTAAAAAATCATTGCTCAATGCACTCATTCCAATGTTTGTTTTGGCATTTATTTTTGCGTTTGCATTTCATTACTTAGGGCATGTTTCCTATAAAATGGCTTTGGTAAATGCAATTCCATTTTGCGTAATCAGTAGTGCTATTGCTATCCCAAGCGTCAGAAATCTTTCTGCTTTCAACAAAGAGTTTATTATTTACGAAAGCAGTTTGTCGGATATTTTCGGTGTGCTGTTCTTCAATTTCATTGCTCTAAATCAAATAATAAATGCACAATCCTTTGGAAACTTTGCTTTACAGTTTCTTCTCATAATTGTCATTTCATTCGTAGCTGTTTTAGGTCTTTCGTTTTTATTAAGCCGCATTAAGCATCACATTACCTTCACACCGATTATTCTAATTGTCATTCTAATTTATGCGGTTTCAAAAGTGTATCATTTGCCTGGCTTAATCTTCATTCTTATTTTTGGCTTATTCCTTGGCAACCTTGACGAGCTGAAACGGTTTAACTGGATAGAAAAATTACGACCTGAAAAATTAGATAAAGAAGTAAAGAAGTTCAAGGAGATTACAACAGAAGCTACATTTCTTATTCGGTCATTGTTTTTTCTTCTATTTGGTTTTCTGATGGAGGCCAAAGAAATTTTAAATCCTGAAACAATTCCTTGGGCAGCAGGAATTGTTCTATCTATTATTTTAGTTAGATGGATTGCACTTAAATTTTCAAAACTTCCTTCATCGCCTCTGTTATTTGTTGCACCGAGAGGGTTAATTAGCATACTTCTTTTCTTGGCTATACTTCCCGAGCAAAGTATTTCAATCGCAAATAAATCACTCATCATACAAGCAATTATTCTCTCCGTTTTGGTGATGATGCTAGGACTAATGACAACTAAGAAAAATGAAACTAACTAA
- a CDS encoding toll/interleukin-1 receptor domain-containing protein, with protein MLKIFVSHAWDDKVKDQFGQVYSELEQYDLWIDKSKLRPGENIREQIKKAINDCEVVLLLWSENAAASTDVQFEIETAIALNKHLLPCTINDYATDHSPHLAGRLYIDLRQTAEMPDAALGWMKVRVHLVDLYIEKMMARYKSSKVSEKLELLVHLDKLRVLQEEQEKRLSLLEDSLFRKQKGASNRNQNNAYIKNMVNSIIKDFSSEKATPEQKQVVDFLKFTTKLFNQLPDDDEATVTARNAKMREKIRQLDPQGSNALLGELAPKLM; from the coding sequence ATGTTGAAGATATTTGTAAGTCATGCCTGGGACGATAAGGTAAAGGATCAATTTGGCCAGGTATATTCGGAACTGGAGCAATATGATCTGTGGATCGACAAATCAAAGTTACGTCCCGGTGAAAATATCAGGGAACAAATCAAAAAAGCAATCAACGATTGTGAAGTTGTGCTTTTACTATGGTCGGAAAATGCCGCAGCATCGACGGATGTTCAGTTTGAAATTGAAACCGCAATCGCATTGAACAAACATCTGCTGCCATGCACCATCAATGATTATGCTACCGATCATTCTCCTCATCTTGCCGGAAGACTCTATATTGATTTACGGCAGACAGCAGAAATGCCTGATGCGGCATTGGGCTGGATGAAAGTCAGGGTTCACCTGGTTGATCTGTATATTGAGAAAATGATGGCGCGTTATAAAAGCAGCAAGGTCTCTGAAAAACTCGAATTACTGGTTCACCTGGATAAGCTCCGTGTATTGCAGGAGGAACAGGAAAAACGTCTAAGCCTCCTGGAAGACAGCCTGTTTCGCAAGCAGAAAGGGGCATCCAACCGGAACCAAAACAATGCGTACATAAAAAATATGGTGAACAGCATCATTAAAGACTTCAGTTCCGAAAAAGCTACTCCTGAGCAAAAGCAGGTGGTTGACTTCCTGAAGTTTACCACTAAATTATTTAATCAGCTGCCGGATGATGATGAGGCTACCGTTACTGCGAGAAATGCTAAAATGCGTGAGAAGATCAGGCAGTTGGATCCACAAGGCAGCAATGCATTGCTGGGGGAGTTAGCGCCAAAGCTGATGTAA
- a CDS encoding carbohydrate porin: MKFYMPHLLAVLLQLHVIDVTAQTTVSNKLFSFGSYGRVGAGFSPDIDGNIGRSFNLNGMGSIGGRMEEADYVELIGALHFNPVTVRQDTTSVNVQARVAMYSSKGQLIGNVPSTGYGGVAFALPELYAEANHIAGSDWSAWIGAKFFRGDDIHIADHFYFDDHSSQGCGVIFRNTTFSIMFPGTVDTSSSVPPNFYVNIADGTERLGLRGRSMLIVEQVIPFDSNKQKIKLLGEYHRLADVSGQDTVSVLNYPAAGGWVLGAKHVISIRTKVPGSFNQSSVRYGHGIANGDDGGNSKTWLTYGAPDLSTNKFSNAYCLSLAEHILLNVSPKYSFNGYAIYTISHGAADSTNKAPDYFGRDIFNRKSEYAAGIRNFWYIKKWFHLLTEVHYASRTDGDQQAATMLKFSIVPTIVPTAKADPWARPHFRFIYSIAKYNQFASDNLYSPFLQEIGQVKWGQYIGIRAEWWLF, translated from the coding sequence ATGAAATTTTATATGCCGCATCTGCTTGCCGTTCTTTTACAGCTCCATGTTATTGATGTAACCGCACAAACCACCGTTTCGAATAAGCTTTTTTCCTTTGGTTCCTATGGTCGTGTCGGTGCCGGATTTTCACCGGATATAGATGGTAACATCGGGCGGTCGTTCAACCTCAATGGCATGGGATCAATTGGCGGAAGAATGGAAGAAGCAGATTATGTAGAATTAATCGGCGCACTCCATTTTAACCCTGTCACAGTGCGGCAGGACACAACTTCCGTGAATGTGCAGGCAAGAGTAGCCATGTACAGCAGCAAAGGACAGTTGATCGGCAATGTACCCAGCACCGGATATGGTGGTGTTGCATTTGCACTGCCTGAGCTGTATGCAGAAGCGAACCATATTGCAGGATCAGACTGGAGTGCCTGGATTGGCGCCAAATTTTTTCGCGGCGATGACATACACATAGCCGATCATTTTTACTTTGACGATCACAGCAGCCAGGGCTGTGGTGTCATCTTCAGAAATACCACTTTTTCCATCATGTTTCCCGGAACGGTGGATACCAGCAGTTCGGTGCCACCCAACTTTTATGTGAACATAGCGGATGGCACCGAGCGCCTTGGCCTACGGGGAAGAAGCATGCTGATTGTTGAACAGGTCATACCCTTTGACAGTAACAAACAAAAAATAAAACTGCTCGGCGAATATCATCGCCTTGCTGATGTAAGCGGGCAGGATACCGTCTCTGTATTAAACTATCCGGCAGCGGGTGGTTGGGTGCTTGGTGCCAAGCATGTCATCAGCATTCGAACAAAAGTTCCGGGCTCGTTCAATCAGTCATCTGTCCGTTATGGTCATGGCATTGCTAACGGTGATGATGGTGGTAACTCCAAAACATGGCTGACCTACGGAGCGCCCGACCTTTCCACCAACAAATTCAGTAATGCCTATTGCCTCAGTCTTGCAGAACATATACTGCTAAACGTAAGTCCTAAGTACAGCTTTAATGGCTATGCCATCTATACCATCAGTCATGGTGCTGCCGACAGCACGAATAAAGCACCCGATTATTTCGGCCGCGATATCTTCAATCGCAAGAGTGAATATGCAGCAGGCATCAGGAACTTCTGGTATATCAAAAAATGGTTTCACCTGCTCACGGAAGTACATTATGCCAGTCGCACCGATGGCGATCAGCAGGCTGCAACCATGCTGAAATTTTCAATAGTGCCTACGATTGTTCCTACCGCTAAGGCTGATCCCTGGGCGCGCCCTCACTTCCGCTTTATCTATTCTATCGCTAAATACAATCAGTTTGCTTCGGACAATCTTTACTCACCATTCCTGCAGGAAATTGGACAGGTGAAGTGGGGGCAGTATATCGGCATCCGGGCCGAATGGTGGCTGTTCTGA
- a CDS encoding TIGR00730 family Rossman fold protein, protein MKLSNDQHFLLPQRTLADEIRDAHKVQADLWQGVSAFADIRNCVTVYGSARFREGHPYYELARAIGKELAKNNFSVMTGGGPGVMEAANRGAKEGGGVSLGCNIILPFEQAPNVYVDKMVSFEFFFTRKTILRKNSVAYVLMPGGFGTMDEIFEVLTLIQTHKLPPRPVVCMGKNYWKHLGTFIRETMLEAKTISESDLDLAFITDDPEEAVHHIKKILAQQTAPQEEVRED, encoded by the coding sequence ATGAAACTCTCCAACGATCAGCATTTTCTGCTGCCGCAAAGAACACTAGCCGATGAAATACGCGATGCGCACAAGGTTCAGGCAGACCTGTGGCAGGGCGTTTCCGCTTTTGCCGACATCAGAAATTGTGTAACCGTGTATGGTTCCGCACGGTTTCGCGAAGGTCATCCGTATTATGAACTTGCCCGCGCCATCGGGAAAGAACTGGCGAAAAACAATTTTTCTGTTATGACGGGCGGTGGGCCCGGCGTGATGGAAGCGGCGAACCGCGGAGCCAAAGAAGGCGGAGGCGTATCATTGGGTTGCAACATCATTCTGCCATTCGAACAGGCTCCGAATGTTTACGTCGACAAGATGGTTTCCTTTGAATTTTTCTTTACCCGGAAAACCATTCTCCGCAAAAACTCCGTCGCATACGTACTGATGCCCGGCGGTTTCGGCACGATGGATGAAATTTTTGAAGTGCTTACGCTCATTCAAACACATAAACTTCCGCCTCGGCCTGTTGTATGTATGGGTAAAAATTACTGGAAGCATCTCGGCACCTTCATCCGCGAAACGATGCTTGAAGCGAAAACGATTTCCGAAAGCGATCTTGATCTCGCATTCATCACGGATGATCCGGAAGAGGCCGTGCATCACATCAAAAAAATCCTTGCGCAGCAAACTGCTCCACAGGAAGAAGTGCGGGAAGATTAA
- a CDS encoding alpha/beta hydrolase, which translates to MYYLIIFILCISSIDFAMGQNADANEISRTDVSFFSNGLLIRGWLYKPESTVGEKLPVIVMAPGFSGTKECNYQFFASNFARAGFAVLLFDYPNFGESAGNVRGEADPWQQVQAYRDGITYVETLPAIDPERIGVWGGSYAGGHVLVVSAFDPRVKCLVAMTPFISGSYYVKQLAVESKALLYQQFRADRLSRITGGTPAKIPVASADDDQFCAVPSPHAWEFIQSFREYAPSFENSVTLKSLEMQLEYEPGYYVQHIGGKPKLFIVARNDEVVPEQLIVDAYNRAPEPKNLVYLDGHHFSPYMDKLQEASKLAVDWFKLYL; encoded by the coding sequence ATGTATTACCTCATTATTTTCATTTTATGCATCTCAAGCATCGACTTTGCCATGGGACAAAATGCTGATGCAAATGAAATAAGCAGAACCGATGTCAGTTTTTTCTCGAATGGGTTGTTGATTCGAGGATGGCTTTATAAGCCGGAAAGTACTGTGGGTGAAAAGCTGCCGGTTATTGTAATGGCGCCCGGATTTTCCGGAACCAAAGAATGCAATTACCAATTCTTTGCCTCCAACTTTGCCAGGGCAGGATTTGCGGTGCTGCTTTTTGACTATCCGAATTTCGGAGAAAGTGCGGGTAATGTTAGAGGAGAAGCTGATCCGTGGCAGCAAGTACAAGCTTACAGGGATGGAATAACATATGTGGAAACTCTTCCTGCCATTGATCCTGAGCGGATAGGTGTTTGGGGAGGCAGTTACGCCGGTGGCCATGTGCTCGTGGTGAGTGCGTTTGATCCAAGGGTAAAATGCCTGGTAGCCATGACACCTTTTATCAGCGGTTCATACTATGTAAAACAACTGGCAGTTGAAAGCAAAGCCTTGCTGTATCAGCAATTCCGGGCAGACAGGTTGTCCAGGATAACGGGTGGAACACCGGCTAAAATCCCGGTAGCAAGCGCGGATGACGATCAGTTCTGCGCAGTTCCAAGTCCTCATGCATGGGAGTTTATTCAGAGCTTTAGGGAATACGCGCCCTCATTCGAAAACTCGGTAACTCTAAAAAGCCTTGAAATGCAGCTGGAATATGAGCCGGGATATTATGTTCAGCATATCGGCGGTAAACCGAAGCTGTTCATCGTTGCAAGGAATGACGAAGTTGTACCTGAACAGTTGATTGTGGACGCATACAACAGGGCACCGGAACCTAAAAACCTTGTTTATTTGGACGGCCATCATTTTTCTCCTTATATGGATAAATTACAGGAAGCGAGTAAGCTGGCAGTTGATTGGTTCAAGCTATACCTGTAA
- a CDS encoding murein L,D-transpeptidase catalytic domain family protein, which translates to MRLTFTVLITLFFLYCNNGVPKEAASKGEPLNIESARIKAKQALDFCNRKEFNNDFCILIDMSVHSGLKRMMVWDFKKDTVSLSFLVAHGCCGNPWSNDFSNDHPGFSNVENSHCSSLGRFKIGERSYSSWGVHVKYALHGLDSTNSNAFKRFVVFHSWEAVPDQEVYPNGTPETWGCPAVSNKSFEIIDPLLNASLKPVLMWIYD; encoded by the coding sequence ATGCGACTCACTTTCACTGTTTTGATCACCCTGTTTTTTTTATACTGTAATAATGGAGTACCCAAAGAAGCTGCAAGTAAGGGTGAACCGCTGAATATTGAATCAGCGAGAATAAAAGCAAAACAGGCGCTGGATTTTTGCAATCGCAAAGAATTCAACAATGATTTTTGTATTTTAATTGACATGAGTGTACACTCGGGTCTAAAAAGAATGATGGTATGGGATTTTAAGAAGGACACTGTCTCACTCAGCTTTTTGGTCGCACATGGCTGTTGTGGCAATCCCTGGAGTAATGATTTTTCAAACGACCATCCCGGATTCAGTAATGTGGAGAATAGTCATTGCTCATCATTGGGTAGATTCAAAATTGGAGAAAGAAGCTATAGTTCCTGGGGTGTTCACGTTAAATATGCGCTCCATGGCCTTGATTCAACTAATAGTAATGCTTTTAAACGCTTTGTTGTATTTCATTCATGGGAAGCTGTTCCGGATCAAGAAGTTTATCCAAACGGAACGCCGGAAACGTGGGGTTGTCCCGCAGTTTCCAATAAGAGTTTCGAGATCATTGATCCGTTATTAAATGCAAGCTTGAAACCAGTGCTTATGTGGATTTATGATTAG